Proteins found in one Verrucomicrobiota bacterium genomic segment:
- a CDS encoding response regulator, with protein sequence MGEKFQILLLDDQQLMVDSLARCLNASGYKVFKATNEKDALNCVARENIDLLVLDIELEVGNGFDVYAQANHLNDSVSLPVIFMTGNMSERYQVLLEQVDGAGFLSKPFSPSQMIDLIEQKLTASHQS encoded by the coding sequence ATGGGTGAAAAGTTCCAAATTTTGCTATTGGATGATCAACAGTTGATGGTTGATAGCTTGGCTCGTTGCCTGAATGCATCTGGTTACAAAGTTTTTAAAGCAACCAACGAAAAGGATGCATTAAACTGTGTTGCTAGAGAGAATATTGATTTATTGGTCCTTGATATCGAGCTCGAGGTAGGAAATGGTTTCGATGTCTATGCACAGGCTAATCATCTCAACGATTCAGTCTCTCTTCCTGTCATCTTTATGACGGGTAACATGAGCGAAAGGTATCAAGTTCTGCTAGAGCAAGTTGATGGCGCAGGATTTTTATCTAAACCATTTTCACCTAGTCAAATGATTGATCTAATCGAGCAAAAGTTGACAGCATCTCACCAAAGCTGA
- a CDS encoding PQQ-binding-like beta-propeller repeat protein — translation MLKQSKSATWKGARLQLKFVISGKLCFESRRLLALVYGLVLLGSPLPELRATPGKEIYEWRGDGSGKFLGIEPPVQWSPTENVLWKTAMSDWSNASPVILDGKIFICSEPTSLICLDLESGKVLWERTNGYLDVMELSKAEKEKIEAAKEDKEKLDEELASLQSENRKLGRILKRKPDDADAKAKRKEIVTEIKGLEEKRAALPGEPSKPKTHDANGYSSYTPVTDGESVFVANGLGIVAAYDLEGKRLWIKQMAKPDHKNWGGSTTPLLAAGKLIVRFKDAVALDPKTGEEVWRTEVAQNFGTPVVFQVEGKDMLFTNKGEILVAKTGEMLSNLELAETLAEKPWSTFNKPVVDGGVLFNAQGYNGKVGVVQAFKIPDTVSEIKDGLKKIWEAEVAKERYYSSLIVHKGKVYALGHEYTLTVLDRETGKILKSQKIDEMKGTAFPSMTLGGQYLLVSSDEGQTAVLDLDEGLKQIALNKVEKFRSCPVFIGNRMYLRASEYMYAFE, via the coding sequence ATGCTAAAGCAAAGCAAAAGCGCTACATGGAAGGGTGCGCGCCTTCAACTTAAATTTGTTATATCAGGGAAGCTATGTTTTGAAAGTCGAAGGTTATTAGCTTTGGTCTATGGCTTGGTTTTGTTAGGTAGTCCATTGCCGGAGTTGCGAGCAACTCCCGGGAAAGAAATTTATGAATGGCGTGGGGATGGCAGCGGCAAGTTTCTAGGAATTGAGCCACCGGTGCAATGGTCTCCTACAGAAAATGTTCTTTGGAAGACTGCTATGAGTGATTGGAGCAATGCGAGTCCGGTTATTTTAGATGGAAAAATTTTTATTTGTTCTGAGCCAACCAGTCTTATTTGCTTAGACCTAGAGAGCGGTAAAGTATTGTGGGAGAGAACGAATGGTTACTTAGATGTCATGGAGCTGTCTAAGGCAGAGAAAGAAAAAATTGAAGCGGCCAAGGAGGACAAAGAGAAATTGGATGAGGAGTTGGCAAGCTTGCAATCCGAGAACAGGAAGTTGGGACGCATTCTAAAGCGCAAGCCGGATGATGCAGACGCAAAAGCTAAGAGGAAGGAGATAGTGACGGAGATAAAGGGGCTAGAGGAAAAGAGAGCGGCTCTTCCGGGAGAGCCTTCAAAACCCAAAACTCATGATGCGAATGGATATAGCTCTTATACACCGGTCACTGATGGAGAATCTGTTTTTGTGGCAAATGGCCTTGGGATAGTGGCAGCTTATGACTTGGAAGGTAAGCGGCTTTGGATCAAACAGATGGCTAAGCCTGATCACAAAAACTGGGGTGGTTCGACAACACCCTTGCTAGCCGCAGGCAAGTTGATTGTGAGATTCAAAGACGCGGTGGCACTCGACCCCAAGACGGGTGAGGAAGTGTGGAGAACAGAGGTTGCTCAGAACTTTGGCACCCCGGTGGTTTTTCAGGTGGAGGGTAAAGATATGCTTTTCACAAATAAGGGAGAGATATTAGTGGCAAAGACAGGTGAAATGTTAAGCAATTTGGAACTAGCCGAAACATTGGCTGAAAAACCGTGGTCGACCTTCAATAAACCAGTCGTTGATGGTGGTGTGTTATTTAATGCACAGGGATATAATGGCAAAGTAGGTGTGGTTCAGGCCTTTAAAATACCCGATACTGTATCAGAAATTAAAGACGGTCTAAAGAAAATATGGGAAGCCGAAGTTGCCAAGGAGCGCTATTACTCATCGTTGATTGTGCACAAGGGAAAAGTGTATGCTTTGGGTCACGAGTATACATTGACTGTTTTGGATCGTGAGACAGGTAAGATTTTAAAATCACAAAAAATTGATGAAATGAAGGGTACTGCTTTTCCGAGTATGACACTTGGGGGTCAATATTTACTGGTTAGTTCTGATGAAGGACAGACAGCTGTGTTGGACTTGGACGAGGGCCTCAAGCAAATTGCTCTGAATAAAGTAGAAAAGTTTCGTAGTTGCCCTGTTTTTATTGGGAATCGAATGTATCTTAGAGCATCTGAGTATATGTATGCTTTTGAATAA
- a CDS encoding GNAT family N-acetyltransferase: protein MIRIFQHGDHIEIAEIFFRAIHEIGSEAYNKEQCLAWSDRIPDYEHWKSRCELKKPFVSTEKREITGFLELDSNGHIDCAYIKPEFKRRGIMTKLVEHAIQTCFENKLDKVVVEASICAKPLFEKLGFTVMEDCLVDIKGVKLRNYKMEFLKKHPAKFSRANTPCL from the coding sequence ATGATTAGAATATTTCAGCATGGTGACCATATTGAAATAGCCGAAATTTTTTTTAGGGCTATTCATGAAATTGGTTCAGAGGCCTACAATAAAGAGCAATGTTTAGCTTGGTCTGATAGAATCCCAGATTATGAACATTGGAAAAGCCGCTGCGAATTAAAAAAGCCATTCGTTTCAACTGAAAAGAGGGAAATCACTGGCTTCCTAGAGTTAGATTCCAATGGTCATATCGACTGTGCATATATTAAACCAGAGTTTAAGAGAAGGGGGATTATGACCAAGCTCGTTGAACACGCTATTCAGACATGCTTTGAAAACAAATTGGACAAAGTAGTTGTGGAGGCATCAATCTGTGCAAAACCTTTATTTGAGAAACTAGGTTTTACTGTGATGGAGGATTGCTTGGTAGATATCAAAGGAGTTAAATTAAGAAATTACAAAATGGAATTTCTCAAAAAGCACCCAGCCAAATTCAGTCGAGCAAATACACCTTGCTTATGA
- a CDS encoding NUDIX domain-containing protein, with the protein MSHSLIPQSLYYQILTNMPIACVDVAIVARGAVLLVRRKDSPAKGEWWVPGGRVLKGEMMKETACRKAKEEVGIDCHVGPIIYTTETIFHDGPEGIPVHSINSCFFLYPINAEFEPKLDSHHEESKWVTSIPEGLHSYVQRCLMGAGLSHS; encoded by the coding sequence GTGTCCCATTCACTCATCCCTCAGTCGTTATACTATCAGATATTAACAAACATGCCCATTGCCTGTGTGGATGTAGCTATCGTCGCACGGGGCGCTGTCCTTTTGGTGAGGCGTAAAGATTCTCCAGCAAAGGGCGAATGGTGGGTGCCGGGCGGTCGAGTATTAAAAGGGGAAATGATGAAAGAGACCGCTTGTCGCAAGGCCAAAGAAGAGGTTGGTATTGATTGTCATGTCGGTCCGATTATCTATACAACGGAAACAATCTTTCACGATGGGCCTGAAGGTATTCCAGTTCACAGTATAAACAGCTGTTTTTTTCTCTATCCAATAAATGCAGAGTTCGAGCCTAAGCTGGATAGTCATCATGAAGAATCAAAGTGGGTGACTTCCATACCCGAGGGATTACATAGCTATGTTCAAAGGTGTCTTATGGGTGCTGGATTGAGCCACTCGTAA
- a CDS encoding helix-turn-helix transcriptional regulator yields the protein MPERLIDFLHRRLKQMRWERKITQEELAEKAGMSYKYYQAVEAGRKRDLRLSTLEKIARALDLTVSELLNTQYKKSGSLAEAPAHFKIRKISNSKR from the coding sequence ATGCCAGAGCGACTCATTGATTTTCTGCATAGAAGACTCAAGCAAATGCGTTGGGAACGCAAGATAACCCAAGAGGAATTGGCAGAAAAAGCGGGCATGTCTTACAAATACTATCAAGCTGTTGAAGCTGGCCGGAAAAGAGATCTACGTCTCTCAACTCTCGAAAAAATTGCCCGAGCCTTGGACCTTACTGTATCCGAACTTCTGAATACCCAATACAAAAAATCAGGCTCACTCGCGGAAGCCCCTGCTCATTTCAAAATTCGCAAAATATCCAACTCCAAACGATAA
- a CDS encoding HAD family phosphatase, with the protein MWQKKIEKIEAVLFDMDGLLLDTESMSQRASRRAAACFGYELDQAFSLGLIGRNGKDAKKRFQEIIAPDFPYSEYEKAFYQHYDREVKEKGIPVMKGVSEVFEILHEINIPSAIATSTHRAKALEKLKATGLLAKVEQVVAGDQVEQGKPFPDIYLKAAENLGVKPEKCLVLEDSHPGVRAGHASGAVVVMVPDLLPPTEEVSKLADGIISSLLDLIPSLKKLKQCRTNEM; encoded by the coding sequence ATGTGGCAAAAGAAAATAGAAAAGATTGAGGCCGTGCTTTTTGACATGGACGGATTGTTGTTGGATACGGAAAGCATGAGCCAGAGAGCATCTCGAAGGGCAGCAGCTTGCTTTGGCTATGAGCTAGATCAGGCATTTTCTCTTGGTCTAATTGGTCGGAATGGTAAGGATGCAAAGAAAAGGTTTCAGGAGATAATAGCTCCAGACTTTCCCTATAGTGAATATGAAAAAGCTTTTTATCAACATTATGATCGAGAAGTGAAAGAGAAGGGAATACCGGTGATGAAAGGCGTCTCCGAAGTCTTTGAAATCCTTCATGAGATTAATATTCCCAGCGCAATAGCTACCTCTACGCACCGTGCTAAGGCACTTGAAAAGTTAAAGGCAACAGGCCTGTTGGCAAAAGTAGAGCAGGTAGTAGCTGGCGACCAAGTGGAACAAGGAAAGCCTTTCCCTGATATTTATTTAAAAGCAGCTGAAAATTTAGGGGTTAAGCCCGAGAAATGCCTTGTTTTAGAAGACTCGCATCCAGGTGTTAGGGCGGGCCACGCATCGGGCGCAGTGGTAGTGATGGTGCCTGATTTATTGCCGCCTACGGAGGAAGTGAGCAAGCTGGCAGATGGTATCATCAGCTCTTTGTTGGACCTTATACCGAGCTTAAAAAAGCTCAAGCAATGTCGAACTAATGAGATGTAG